From one Luteolibacter sp. SL250 genomic stretch:
- the mutL gene encoding DNA mismatch repair endonuclease MutL produces MPKIRVLSDILASQVAAGEVVERPASVVKELVENSIDAGAGEIRVDTDRGGAALIRVSDDGCGMSREDALLSLERHATSKLRTSADLGEIRTLGFRGEAVPSIASVSRFRMVTREAGVDVGTEISVDGGTVRDVRDAGCAPGTVIEAKALFFNMPARKKFMRAESTESAHIEHQVRLHALAAPQVRFRLRRDDREVFDLPPADSAIGRVRQIVGTDLARELITVPETRGNGVSVTGLLLPTVHARKGRRHQFVFLNGRPVEDSVISRALVEGFRGGLADGMQPAAWLWIDLEPSLVDVNVHPAKREVRFRRPLDVRDVILEAVADALRPPAATVANVANVAATAAVVEPAAEVKPLPMSQPVREAAPAVRPWAAVARAVQPLLPVSAPERTVPEEMEETRLENPAPARFRVLALLHQRYILLESADGLVVFDPKAAHERILYEGLLRRHAQGISVQGLLVPVLIELDPRDLDAVLKEREALAEIGIEVAAFGGNTLQISGLPASIPVDQPVVFMRELLDDLLHDGVPGKRFAFERLAKLLARKAAQPVKASLREAGPLLDELFLCELPYCAADGRPTLSEFSLQDLARRFSGGRELR; encoded by the coding sequence ATGCCAAAGATCCGGGTTCTGTCAGACATCCTCGCCAGCCAGGTGGCGGCGGGGGAGGTCGTGGAACGCCCGGCATCCGTGGTGAAGGAGCTGGTGGAGAACAGCATCGACGCCGGGGCGGGGGAGATCCGCGTGGATACGGACCGCGGTGGTGCGGCGTTGATCCGGGTGAGCGATGATGGCTGCGGCATGTCCCGGGAGGACGCGCTGTTGTCCTTGGAACGCCATGCGACGAGCAAGCTGCGGACATCCGCGGACCTTGGGGAGATCCGCACGCTGGGCTTCCGCGGAGAGGCGGTGCCCAGCATCGCCAGTGTATCCCGTTTCCGCATGGTCACCCGTGAAGCAGGCGTGGATGTGGGGACTGAGATTTCAGTGGATGGAGGTACGGTCAGGGACGTGAGGGATGCGGGCTGCGCCCCCGGCACGGTGATCGAGGCGAAGGCGCTTTTCTTCAACATGCCGGCGCGGAAGAAGTTCATGCGCGCGGAGAGTACGGAGTCCGCCCACATCGAGCACCAGGTGCGGCTGCACGCGCTGGCCGCCCCGCAGGTGAGATTCCGGCTGCGGCGGGACGACCGGGAGGTGTTCGACCTGCCGCCGGCGGACTCCGCCATCGGTCGCGTGCGCCAGATCGTCGGGACGGATCTGGCGCGTGAGTTGATCACGGTGCCGGAAACCCGCGGAAACGGTGTGTCCGTGACCGGGCTGCTGCTGCCGACGGTGCACGCGCGGAAGGGGCGGCGGCATCAGTTCGTCTTTCTGAACGGCCGGCCGGTGGAGGATTCCGTGATCTCCCGGGCGCTGGTGGAGGGTTTCCGCGGAGGGCTGGCGGATGGCATGCAGCCCGCGGCCTGGCTGTGGATCGATCTGGAGCCATCACTGGTGGATGTGAACGTCCACCCGGCGAAGAGGGAGGTGAGGTTCCGGCGTCCGCTGGATGTAAGGGACGTGATCCTGGAGGCTGTGGCCGATGCGCTGCGTCCGCCTGCTGCTACCGTGGCCAATGTGGCCAATGTGGCCGCCACCGCCGCGGTGGTGGAGCCGGCGGCGGAGGTGAAGCCACTTCCCATGAGCCAGCCGGTGCGGGAGGCCGCGCCAGCGGTGCGGCCATGGGCGGCGGTCGCCAGAGCGGTCCAGCCGCTGCTGCCGGTGTCCGCTCCAGAGCGGACCGTGCCAGAGGAGATGGAGGAAACGCGGTTGGAGAATCCGGCCCCGGCGCGGTTCCGGGTCCTGGCCCTGCTCCACCAGCGTTATATCCTGCTGGAGAGTGCGGATGGACTGGTGGTTTTCGACCCCAAGGCGGCCCACGAGAGGATCCTCTATGAAGGACTGCTGCGCAGGCACGCTCAGGGCATCTCCGTCCAGGGCCTGCTGGTGCCCGTCCTCATCGAGCTGGATCCCCGGGATCTGGATGCGGTCTTGAAGGAAAGGGAGGCACTCGCGGAGATTGGCATCGAGGTGGCCGCGTTCGGTGGCAACACGCTCCAGATTTCAGGACTTCCGGCTTCCATTCCAGTGGACCAGCCGGTGGTTTTCATGCGGGAACTGCTGGATGATCTGCTGCATGACGGGGTGCCGGGGAAACGATTCGCCTTCGAGAGATTGGCGAAGCTGCTGGCCAGGAAGGCGGCCCAACCGGTGAAGGCCAGCCTGAGGGAGGCGGGGCCTCTGCTGGACGAGCTGTTTTTGTGCGAGCTTCCCTATTGCGCCGCAGATGGCAGGCCGACCTTGAGCGAGTTCAGCCTGCAGGATCTCGCCAGGCGTTTCAGCGGGGGCCGGGAGCTCCGCTGA
- a CDS encoding C4-type zinc ribbon domain-containing protein translates to MSPANGACPVSTGRLPMGMLDEVRSLLILQDRDRRLLALAKDLDKLPQDEARANAKLAADQAAVTKAHDALRDAELKVKKVELDANTRRTSILRLKNQQFETRKNEEFQALGHEVTRYEKEVDELETQELELMEEVDKFRKVLADAESAKKHTQGLIDEDLKSIRDRKERLTATRDEVREERAPLAAAVEGSLLAYYERLMKTKDGLAVAPMLDGGRCGGCQMKLIASTVVKVQAGTERATCENCGRILHNG, encoded by the coding sequence ATGAGCCCCGCGAACGGGGCTTGCCCCGTGTCCACCGGGCGGCTACCCATGGGCATGCTCGATGAAGTGCGCTCGTTGTTGATCCTCCAGGACCGTGACCGCCGGTTGCTCGCGCTCGCCAAAGACCTGGACAAACTCCCCCAGGACGAAGCCAGGGCGAACGCGAAGCTCGCCGCCGACCAGGCCGCCGTCACAAAAGCCCACGACGCCCTCCGCGATGCCGAACTGAAGGTAAAAAAGGTCGAGCTGGACGCCAACACCCGCCGCACCAGCATCCTCCGCCTGAAGAACCAGCAGTTCGAAACACGCAAGAACGAGGAGTTCCAGGCGCTGGGCCACGAAGTCACCCGCTATGAAAAGGAAGTGGACGAACTGGAGACCCAGGAACTGGAACTGATGGAGGAGGTGGACAAGTTCCGCAAGGTGCTGGCGGACGCGGAAAGCGCGAAGAAGCACACCCAGGGTCTGATCGACGAGGACCTGAAAAGCATCCGCGACAGGAAGGAACGCCTCACCGCCACCCGGGATGAAGTCAGGGAAGAACGGGCGCCCCTCGCCGCCGCGGTCGAAGGTTCCCTCCTCGCCTACTATGAACGTCTGATGAAGACGAAGGATGGTCTGGCCGTGGCACCCATGCTCGACGGCGGCCGCTGCGGCGGTTGCCAGATGAAACTCATCGCCTCCACCGTGGTGAAGGTGCAGGCCGGAACGGAACGCGCCACCTGTGAAAACTGCGGGCGCATCCTCCACAACGGCTGA
- the rarD gene encoding EamA family transporter RarD, with amino-acid sequence MNSPRSGVLAAIAAFFLWGVLPMFWKLLHFLPPISIVAQRTLWSLVILLLILRLRRETSSLGAGLRSPRAVFWHLLSGLMLSSNWLLYIWATLNNHIIEGALGYYLNPFFNMLFGALWFGERHSRGQLAAIAIAFCGVLLQVQAIGRFPWIAVTLAVTFSLYAVIRKRTPLGSLAGLTAETVLLAPLALGWLVLHSTTPADAFGTSPSQFLLVAATGVATAAPLLCFGYAARKISLTTLGILQFIGPTIQFLIGWLLYQEEMSTLRLVSFGLIWAAVSIYAWDSMRGRKTRSV; translated from the coding sequence GTGAACTCACCCCGCTCCGGAGTCCTGGCCGCCATCGCCGCCTTCTTTCTCTGGGGGGTGCTTCCAATGTTCTGGAAGCTGCTGCATTTCCTGCCGCCCATCTCCATCGTCGCCCAGCGCACGCTATGGTCGCTGGTCATCCTGCTGCTGATCCTGCGGCTGCGGCGGGAGACCTCCTCGCTCGGCGCGGGGTTGCGTTCGCCGCGTGCCGTTTTCTGGCACCTGCTGTCCGGGCTCATGCTGTCCTCCAACTGGCTGCTCTACATCTGGGCCACGCTGAACAACCACATCATCGAGGGTGCTCTGGGCTACTATCTGAATCCGTTCTTCAACATGCTGTTCGGCGCGCTGTGGTTCGGGGAGCGCCACAGCCGTGGCCAGCTCGCGGCCATCGCCATCGCTTTTTGCGGCGTGCTGCTCCAGGTCCAGGCCATCGGCAGGTTTCCGTGGATCGCGGTGACGCTGGCGGTGACATTTTCCCTCTACGCCGTGATCCGGAAGCGCACCCCGCTCGGCTCGCTGGCAGGACTCACGGCGGAGACCGTTCTGCTGGCCCCGCTGGCCTTGGGATGGCTCGTCCTCCACTCCACCACCCCGGCGGATGCCTTCGGCACCTCCCCGTCCCAGTTCCTTCTGGTGGCCGCCACCGGGGTAGCCACCGCCGCACCGCTGCTGTGCTTCGGCTACGCCGCGCGGAAAATCAGCCTGACCACGCTGGGCATCCTCCAGTTCATCGGCCCCACCATCCAGTTCCTCATCGGCTGGCTGCTCTATCAGGAGGAAATGAGCACCCTGCGGCTCGTCTCCTTCGGCCTGATCTGGGCGGCCGTTTCCATCTATGCCTGGGACTCCATGCGTGGACGGAAAACCCGGTCCGTATGA
- a CDS encoding deoxycytidylate deaminase: protein MTSERLSIPRYAMALAHVASLRSEDPYRKVGAAALDFDNRVIGTAYNGLAPGFNAPEGFWSDRDARQKFMLHAEINLCSLFKRGEVKLVATTTMPCTACMQTLCSYGIKEIYYHEAYHVSDAPEIARIYGVKLEQITDYPMVK from the coding sequence ATGACTTCCGAACGTCTTTCGATCCCCCGTTACGCGATGGCCCTGGCGCACGTCGCCAGCCTGCGGTCGGAGGATCCGTACCGGAAGGTGGGGGCGGCGGCGCTTGATTTCGACAACCGGGTGATCGGTACCGCCTACAATGGTCTGGCGCCGGGTTTCAACGCGCCGGAGGGCTTCTGGTCGGACCGCGACGCCCGGCAGAAGTTCATGCTCCACGCGGAGATCAACCTCTGCAGCCTGTTCAAGCGCGGTGAGGTGAAGCTGGTGGCCACCACCACCATGCCCTGCACCGCCTGCATGCAGACGCTGTGCTCCTACGGTATCAAGGAGATCTACTATCATGAAGCCTACCACGTTTCCGACGCCCCGGAGATCGCCCGCATCTATGGGGTGAAGCTGGAGCAGATCACGGACTATCCGATGGTGAAATGA
- a CDS encoding glucose-6-phosphate isomerase has product MSWQSYNQSIVRYPKLAFSLDLSLMDIPAEHESSLSGNVAKAFSDMQALESGAIANPDEQRMVGHYWLRTPALAPTAELRAEITGPLAALKTFAENVHTGAVAPPSGGVFEQILLIGIGGSALGPQLVADALGQFSRLPLFFFDNTDPQGIDNVIAKLRGRGLNKTLVLVISKSGGTPETRNGMLEAKAAYDAASLDFGKHTVAITGSGSKLDKYATDNGFIARFPMEDWVGGRTSVLSTVGLVPAALQGIDIDSMLAGAAAMDAETRKPDAATNAALRLALAWHNAGKGKGEKDMVVLPYKDSLVLFSKYLQQLVMESLGKEHDLDGNVVNQGIAVYGNKGSTDQHAYVQQLRDGVNNFFAVFIEVRKGRSGSSIEVDPGTTSADYLQGFLRGTRKALHESGRKSITISIPEVTPFYLGLLIALFERAVSFYASLVNINAYHQPGVEAGKKAAGIFLDLLNRVRSRLIADAKTADAIALEVDADPEDVYHCLTHLAANGEVQISIGKTPAEDTFQL; this is encoded by the coding sequence ATGTCCTGGCAATCCTACAACCAAAGCATCGTCCGTTACCCCAAGCTGGCCTTCTCCCTCGACCTGTCCCTGATGGACATCCCTGCGGAGCACGAAAGCTCGCTGAGTGGAAACGTCGCGAAAGCGTTCTCCGACATGCAGGCCCTTGAGTCGGGCGCCATCGCCAACCCTGACGAACAACGCATGGTCGGCCACTACTGGCTGCGCACCCCCGCCCTGGCACCGACCGCGGAACTCCGCGCGGAGATCACCGGACCACTCGCCGCGCTGAAGACCTTCGCGGAGAACGTACACACCGGTGCCGTGGCACCACCCTCCGGCGGCGTGTTCGAGCAGATCCTGCTCATCGGCATCGGCGGCTCCGCCCTCGGCCCCCAGCTCGTCGCTGACGCCCTCGGCCAGTTCTCCCGCCTCCCCCTTTTCTTCTTCGACAACACCGATCCGCAGGGCATCGACAACGTCATCGCCAAGCTCCGCGGCCGCGGCCTCAACAAGACCCTGGTGCTGGTCATTTCCAAATCCGGCGGCACCCCTGAGACGCGCAACGGCATGCTGGAGGCGAAGGCCGCCTACGATGCCGCCTCGCTCGACTTCGGCAAGCACACTGTCGCCATCACCGGCTCGGGATCCAAGCTCGACAAATACGCCACCGACAACGGCTTCATCGCCCGCTTCCCGATGGAGGACTGGGTCGGCGGCCGCACCTCCGTGCTTTCCACCGTGGGCCTTGTTCCCGCCGCGCTCCAGGGCATCGACATCGACTCCATGCTGGCCGGCGCCGCCGCCATGGATGCGGAGACCCGCAAGCCGGACGCCGCCACCAACGCCGCGCTCCGCCTGGCCCTCGCCTGGCACAACGCTGGCAAGGGCAAGGGTGAAAAAGACATGGTCGTCCTGCCCTACAAGGACTCCCTCGTTCTGTTTTCGAAGTACCTCCAGCAGCTCGTCATGGAGTCGCTCGGCAAGGAGCACGACCTGGATGGCAACGTCGTCAACCAGGGCATCGCCGTCTATGGCAACAAGGGTTCCACGGACCAGCATGCCTACGTGCAGCAGCTCCGTGACGGTGTGAACAACTTCTTCGCCGTGTTCATCGAAGTGCGCAAGGGCCGCAGCGGTTCCAGCATCGAGGTGGATCCAGGCACCACCAGCGCGGACTACCTCCAGGGCTTCCTCCGCGGCACCCGCAAGGCGCTCCACGAGTCCGGCCGGAAGTCCATCACCATCTCCATCCCGGAGGTTACCCCATTCTACCTCGGCCTGCTCATCGCCCTGTTCGAGCGTGCGGTTTCCTTCTACGCCTCGCTCGTCAACATCAACGCCTACCACCAGCCTGGTGTGGAGGCGGGGAAGAAAGCCGCCGGCATCTTCCTGGACCTTCTCAACCGCGTCCGCAGCCGCCTCATCGCGGATGCGAAGACGGCGGATGCCATCGCACTGGAGGTCGATGCGGATCCGGAGGACGTCTATCACTGCCTCACCCACCTGGCCGCCAACGGCGAGGTCCAGATCTCCATCGGCAAGACCCCTGCGGAAGACACCTTCCAGCTCTGA
- a CDS encoding adenine phosphoribosyltransferase: protein MSNSAELHAAIRDVIDFPKEGIIFKDITPILADGRLLRRTIDLLCETAGGAKVDKVAGIDARGFIFGAAVADRLGAGFVPIRKKGKLPWKTHQAAYALEYGESVIELHQDAVSPGENVLLVDDLLATGGTAAAAAGLLGTLEARIISISFVIELAFLEGRGKLAGHPVHSLLTY from the coding sequence ATGTCCAACTCCGCAGAGCTTCACGCCGCCATCCGCGACGTGATCGACTTCCCGAAGGAGGGGATCATTTTCAAGGACATCACCCCCATCCTGGCGGATGGACGCTTGCTCCGCCGCACCATCGACCTGCTCTGCGAGACCGCGGGAGGGGCGAAGGTGGACAAGGTCGCCGGGATCGACGCACGGGGATTCATTTTCGGGGCCGCCGTGGCGGACCGCCTGGGCGCCGGCTTCGTGCCCATCCGGAAAAAGGGCAAACTGCCGTGGAAAACCCACCAGGCCGCCTACGCGCTGGAGTACGGGGAATCCGTCATCGAACTCCACCAGGACGCCGTCTCCCCCGGTGAGAATGTCCTCCTTGTCGATGACTTGCTGGCCACCGGAGGGACCGCCGCCGCTGCGGCCGGACTGCTCGGCACACTGGAAGCCCGGATCATCAGCATCTCCTTCGTCATCGAACTGGCCTTCCTGGAGGGGCGCGGAAAGCTCGCCGGCCATCCCGTCCATTCCCTTCTCACCTACTGA
- a CDS encoding DUF2200 domain-containing protein: protein MNPTAHHDKKIADMHFASVYPHYVAKVEKKGRTIDELHRVIAWLTGFSEKDLKRLVESQATFAEFFGEATLNPHADLITGSICGYRIEEITVPLTRQVRYLDKLVDELAKGRKMEKILREP from the coding sequence ATGAACCCGACAGCACATCACGACAAGAAGATCGCTGACATGCATTTCGCTTCCGTCTATCCGCATTATGTTGCGAAAGTGGAGAAAAAAGGGCGCACGATTGATGAACTCCACCGGGTCATCGCATGGTTGACCGGTTTCAGTGAAAAGGATCTCAAGCGCCTGGTGGAGAGCCAGGCCACGTTCGCGGAATTTTTCGGGGAAGCCACCCTCAATCCCCATGCGGATCTCATCACCGGTTCGATCTGCGGTTATCGGATCGAAGAAATCACCGTACCACTGACCAGACAGGTGAGATATCTGGACAAGCTGGTGGATGAACTGGCGAAAGGCCGCAAGATGGAGAAGATCCTGCGGGAACCTTAG
- the nadA gene encoding quinolinate synthase NadA codes for MPAALDLKEEILALKKARNAVILVHNYQSGDIQDLGDYVGDSLGLAYHAKATDADVIVFCGVHFMAETAKIVNPGKIVVLPDKDAGCSLEQSCPAPQLEAFLKANAEKNYYVIAYINCSGAVKALCDVICTSGNAVKVVNQAPPDRPILFVPDENLGAWVMEQTGRKMDLWKGNCYVHVEFTRDSINRIKAEYPDALVVAHPECTQAVRLLADEVCSTEKMVTYVKNAPVKNIIVVTESGMLHRLRKEAPDKNLIAGPTDRCACADCRYMKMNTLEKLRDCLDKLEPRVEMPEDIRKRAEAPLLRMLEQSK; via the coding sequence ATGCCCGCCGCCCTCGACCTGAAGGAGGAAATCCTGGCCCTCAAGAAAGCCAGGAACGCCGTCATCCTCGTCCACAACTACCAGTCCGGAGACATCCAGGACCTCGGCGACTATGTGGGGGACTCCCTGGGGCTGGCCTATCACGCGAAGGCGACGGATGCGGACGTCATCGTCTTCTGCGGCGTGCATTTCATGGCGGAGACCGCCAAGATCGTGAACCCGGGCAAGATCGTGGTCCTTCCCGACAAGGACGCCGGTTGCTCGCTGGAACAGTCATGCCCCGCCCCGCAGTTGGAGGCCTTCCTCAAGGCGAACGCGGAGAAAAACTACTACGTCATCGCCTACATCAACTGCTCCGGCGCGGTGAAGGCCCTCTGCGACGTCATCTGCACCTCCGGCAATGCCGTGAAGGTCGTCAACCAGGCCCCGCCGGACCGTCCGATCCTTTTCGTTCCGGATGAGAACCTCGGTGCGTGGGTCATGGAGCAAACCGGCCGCAAGATGGACCTGTGGAAGGGCAACTGCTACGTCCACGTCGAGTTCACGCGCGACTCCATCAACCGCATCAAGGCGGAATATCCCGACGCGCTGGTCGTCGCCCACCCGGAGTGCACGCAGGCCGTGCGCCTGCTGGCGGATGAAGTCTGCTCCACGGAGAAGATGGTCACCTACGTGAAGAACGCACCGGTGAAGAACATCATCGTCGTCACGGAGAGCGGCATGCTCCACCGCCTGCGCAAGGAAGCCCCGGACAAGAACCTCATCGCCGGACCGACGGACCGCTGCGCCTGCGCGGACTGCCGCTACATGAAGATGAACACGCTCGAGAAACTCCGCGACTGCCTCGACAAGCTGGAGCCACGCGTCGAGATGCCGGAGGATATCCGCAAGCGCGCGGAAGCCCCGTTGCTGCGGATGCTGGAGCAGTCGAAGTGA